A stretch of the Desulfobulbaceae bacterium genome encodes the following:
- a CDS encoding IS3 family transposase (programmed frameshift) → MEKIPHGRYTKEFREEAARMVLEGGLSAGEAAQRLSLPKSTLETWVRAAKVGKLGNIGKNRRPLTEVEIELAKTKKELAMVRMERDILKKATGVFCQGVAARYALMEAMRPTYPLPVLGQALAVSLSGYHAWRTRPPSRRQREDARLATEIKAAHRRTRESYSAERLQGDLADHGVRVGVCRIKRLRRELGIRCLQKRKFKATTNSNHSLPVAKNLLSQNFAAKAPNRVWLTDITYIPTDEGWLYLAGHKDICTGEIVGYAMSNRMTKNLVSESLFRAVTVKRPAAGLIHHSDRGSQYCSREYRKLLQQFKMQSSMSRRGDCYDNAPMESFWGTLKTELTFHRRYQTRQEAMRDIQEYIEIFYNRQRKQKKLGYLSPAAYERRFYQTQKAA, encoded by the exons ATGGAAAAAATTCCGCACGGCCGGTACACAAAGGAGTTCCGGGAAGAGGCCGCCCGGATGGTGCTTGAGGGCGGCCTGTCTGCCGGGGAAGCGGCCCAGCGGCTCTCCTTGCCGAAGAGTACTCTCGAGACCTGGGTGCGAGCAGCCAAGGTGGGCAAGCTCGGCAATATTGGCAAGAATCGACGCCCACTGACTGAGGTAGAGATAGAATTGGCCAAGACCAAGAAGGAGCTTGCTATGGTCCGGATGGAGCGTGACATCTTAAAAAAAGCAACCG GCGTATTTTGCCAAGGAGTCGCTGCCCGGTACGCGCTGATGGAAGCCATGCGACCCACCTATCCCTTGCCAGTGCTGGGCCAGGCTTTGGCGGTATCTTTGAGCGGTTACCATGCCTGGCGCACCCGGCCGCCGTCGCGCCGACAACGGGAGGACGCCAGGTTGGCGACAGAGATCAAGGCGGCCCACCGCCGCACCAGAGAGAGCTACAGCGCTGAGCGTTTGCAAGGGGACTTGGCTGATCATGGGGTGCGGGTTGGGGTTTGCCGGATCAAGAGATTGCGCCGTGAACTCGGCATCCGCTGCCTCCAGAAGAGAAAATTTAAAGCAACGACCAATTCCAATCACTCCCTGCCGGTGGCCAAAAACTTGCTGTCCCAGAATTTTGCGGCCAAGGCTCCCAATCGGGTTTGGCTGACGGACATCACCTACATTCCCACCGATGAAGGGTGGCTTTACCTGGCCGGACACAAGGATATCTGCACCGGCGAAATCGTCGGCTACGCCATGAGCAACCGGATGACCAAGAATCTGGTCAGCGAATCTCTGTTTAGAGCGGTGACCGTCAAACGGCCTGCTGCCGGTCTTATTCATCACTCGGACCGTGGCAGCCAGTACTGTTCAAGGGAATACCGTAAGCTATTGCAGCAATTCAAGATGCAGTCCTCCATGAGCCGCCGAGGCGACTGCTATGACAACGCTCCGATGGAAAGCTTCTGGGGCACCCTGAAAACCGAGCTGACCTTCCACCGGCGTTACCAGACCCGGCAGGAGGCGATGCGGGATATCCAAGAGTACATTGAGATCTTTTACAACCGGCAGAGAAAGCAGAAGAAGCTTGGCTATCTTTCCCCGGCCGCTTACGAGCGCCGGTTTTATCAAACGCAAAAAGCTGCGTAG
- a CDS encoding type II toxin-antitoxin system Phd/YefM family antitoxin produces the protein MNTIFSEDIVPVSMLKLNPGKIVKQVQEVHRPVVLTSRGRGVAVVQSLKDYEIGIEQQAFMKAVVKGMVDLEEGREVSLAAIKKHFNIS, from the coding sequence ATGAATACCATATTTTCTGAAGACATTGTCCCTGTCAGCATGCTCAAATTAAATCCTGGAAAAATAGTCAAACAGGTGCAAGAAGTACATAGGCCGGTTGTTTTAACCAGCCGAGGTCGAGGTGTTGCTGTTGTCCAATCCCTAAAGGATTATGAAATAGGCATAGAGCAACAAGCTTTCATGAAAGCAGTTGTCAAAGGAATGGTTGATCTTGAAGAAGGCCGTGAAGTAAGCTTGGCAGCTATAAAGAAACATTTTAACATCTCCTAA
- a CDS encoding type II toxin-antitoxin system RelE/ParE family toxin, whose translation MSDKIEIMFANSALRDLGDVTEYYRERQVPHVGEKMVVNIINDVELLGEQPDMGRIVPEFDLEYLRELIRPPFRIVYRRDRNKIRIVRVWRSERLMVLPNA comes from the coding sequence ATGTCCGATAAAATTGAAATTATGTTTGCCAATTCAGCTCTTCGGGATTTGGGAGATGTAACTGAATACTACAGAGAGCGGCAAGTTCCCCACGTTGGAGAAAAAATGGTTGTTAATATCATAAACGACGTAGAGTTACTTGGGGAACAACCAGACATGGGGCGTATTGTCCCCGAATTTGATTTGGAATACCTTCGAGAATTGATTAGACCGCCTTTTAGAATCGTTTATCGGCGTGACCGCAATAAAATTCGAATTGTGAGAGTTTGGCGGAGTGAACGATTGATGGTTCTGCCCAACGCATGA
- a CDS encoding acyltransferase domain-containing protein, translating into MSRPDLTRTSADIAIVGMACFFPKAPSLQAFWHNIVAGVDAIGEAPSTNLLHQVYDPDSTANDRVYSRMGGFLDHLPPFRPSEFGVMPRAIDGAEPEHFMALQVAYAAMVDAGFPTLPINREKTEVILGRGTYVNRGFMSAMQHSVVIDQTIALLRQLHPEYTDTDLALLKEKLKIQLPPFSPETAPGLCHNLVAGLIANRLDLHGRNLVMDAACASCLLALEIATDDLTLHKCDAAIVGGVQISTHAPIHMIFSHLGALSRQPHLKPFDQNADGTMLGEGIGMIVVKRLSDAIRDQHRIYAVIKGVGSSSDGRGSGLLAPRLDGEVLALRRAYDAAGIDPKTIELIEAHGTGIPLGDATEIKALRTVFGSRDEMSSRCAIGTVKSMIGHLIPAAGIAGIIKTALALHHKVLPPTLYCDTPNPDLHLEETPFYINTETRPWIHGHEGYPRRSGVNAFGFGGINSHVVLEEHHENNQIEQGLDSEWEAELFVFSGSTRDTLIRTIQNFSTWLDSPQALASSLADMSFTVNSKLEKDGPRLAMIVNNRSDLEKKLRHVLKILADPARKQIKDRSGLFFFEDQLAPNGKVAFLFPGEGSQYVNMLADLCRYFPEARSCFDLLDRAYAGLQNGLLPSSFIFPPPGEHHEAEKTIFTMAGAADAVSTANRALFRILTDLSIRPDAVVGHSTGELAALEAAGAVTLAGGEEDVLSYIRIGNSIIESLQAADDIPHGKLLAVGGINAEQVDKVIGDSHDFLCLAMANCPHQFVLCGTDETITKAETSLRRLGAICQVLPFQRAYHTKRFQAALQRLRRLYEAAPFQRPEIPLYSCLTADRYPDQPEEIRHLALEQWVKPVRFHQTINTMYADGVRIFLEIGPRANLTGFVNDILKDQPHCAVATNAHHRSGIKQLLHALGMAAAHGVPMELSKLYSHRQAIKIDFTLQTLPDTAPGGIVLNRDLPLLQLDGVDLSFLTKQTPMESTAVKDMPSPPQVSATHPTNPVMDQYFQTMERFLDIQRQTMEGFLGSSSGEHERVVKTPATPPVSSSVATRPADPTPTPTHQQNPPAAPSSPLPVAPSPTIKAKTLLLRLVSERTGYPEEMLALDQDLEAELGIDSIKRVEILGALGKELEGFDDNRSEQLNRLRTLGEIISFLEQPLQSEVNRHTLIDHVAKVVDKTEVELESVLDLDRDIFLQDHTLGGAVSRDDKSLHGLAVMPFTMSLELLAAAAAELFPGKNLSGFRSVKSLNWIIFKKRQLQITVLAQKTKESNQGLARLFIGPRHAGQAAMEGTVLFSDALSRGISEEDDQADPSWTADGIPDQLYPLALFHGLAFQNIGKVRRWGKGGAAATLTIQHHVPLFRDKSSDLLSSPLHLDAAGQVVGLWAAHFIPNQYVIFPVAAEEIDFYAAANSNDTTCLTKSATEGDAIRSDIILSDEDGSLKCRIKGLRHKRINMPEYLHHFRGSRDVMLSRPWPLPHNQPIDNSCLACSILSAGQLDFTGADGDVLREVIAHIILSRQERKLWYGLSYPETRRTEWLLARLACKEAIRRLLCQQGCKDVWPADIIIVADEKGQPQANGPWIEKLRWTPRISLSHSQGNVVALAARLSDSGGIGIDIEPFRVVDTEFTKIAFKPKEMTLLAGLPEEATEWRLRLWCSREAAIKALGGLTDQTLTITEINRQNGSVCALVSVNGSEQGRMLTITSFQQDGLICAVCIDSD; encoded by the coding sequence ATGAGCCGACCTGACCTGACCCGCACCAGCGCTGATATCGCTATCGTCGGTATGGCCTGTTTTTTTCCGAAGGCCCCAAGCCTGCAAGCCTTTTGGCACAATATCGTCGCCGGAGTCGACGCCATCGGTGAGGCGCCGTCCACGAATCTCTTGCATCAAGTCTATGATCCAGACAGCACGGCCAATGATCGGGTCTATTCCAGAATGGGTGGTTTTCTTGATCACCTGCCGCCTTTTCGCCCCTCTGAGTTCGGGGTCATGCCACGGGCCATTGATGGCGCTGAACCAGAACATTTCATGGCGCTGCAAGTGGCCTATGCCGCCATGGTTGACGCCGGCTTTCCCACCTTACCCATCAACCGGGAAAAAACTGAAGTCATCCTTGGCCGCGGTACCTATGTCAACCGGGGATTCATGTCAGCGATGCAACACAGCGTCGTCATCGACCAAACCATAGCCCTCCTGCGGCAACTGCACCCAGAATACACCGACACCGATCTCGCCCTGCTCAAAGAAAAACTTAAAATCCAACTTCCCCCATTTTCTCCTGAAACCGCGCCAGGTCTCTGCCATAATCTGGTGGCAGGCCTCATTGCCAACCGCCTTGACCTGCATGGCCGCAATCTGGTTATGGATGCCGCCTGTGCCTCCTGTCTGCTGGCACTCGAAATTGCCACCGACGATCTTACCCTGCACAAGTGCGACGCCGCTATTGTCGGTGGGGTTCAAATCTCGACCCATGCCCCTATTCACATGATCTTCAGCCACCTCGGCGCGCTCTCTCGCCAACCGCATCTCAAGCCTTTTGATCAGAATGCCGACGGCACCATGCTGGGCGAAGGCATCGGTATGATAGTGGTCAAACGGTTGTCCGATGCGATTCGGGACCAGCACCGAATCTATGCGGTAATCAAGGGTGTCGGTTCTTCCAGCGATGGACGGGGTTCCGGTTTACTTGCACCCCGGCTTGACGGCGAAGTCCTCGCCCTGCGTCGAGCGTATGATGCCGCAGGAATTGATCCTAAAACCATCGAGCTGATCGAAGCCCACGGCACCGGCATCCCTTTAGGCGATGCCACTGAAATTAAGGCCTTGCGCACTGTCTTCGGCTCGCGGGACGAAATGTCATCTCGCTGCGCCATCGGCACAGTCAAATCGATGATCGGCCACCTCATCCCAGCGGCTGGCATCGCCGGAATTATCAAGACCGCCCTGGCTCTTCACCACAAGGTGCTACCTCCGACACTCTATTGCGACACCCCTAACCCCGATCTTCACCTTGAAGAGACCCCATTTTACATCAACACCGAAACCAGACCGTGGATCCATGGCCATGAAGGGTATCCGCGCAGGTCCGGAGTCAACGCCTTCGGGTTTGGCGGCATCAACTCCCATGTAGTCCTTGAGGAACACCACGAAAACAACCAGATAGAACAAGGACTTGATAGTGAATGGGAGGCCGAACTCTTTGTCTTTAGCGGCAGCACGAGAGACACTCTGATCAGGACGATTCAAAATTTTTCCACCTGGCTCGACTCGCCACAGGCGCTAGCCAGTTCACTCGCGGACATGAGCTTCACTGTCAACAGCAAACTAGAAAAAGATGGACCCCGATTAGCCATGATCGTAAACAATCGGTCAGACCTTGAAAAAAAGCTCCGCCATGTCTTAAAAATTCTGGCGGACCCAGCTCGTAAACAGATCAAAGACAGAAGCGGTCTGTTCTTTTTCGAGGACCAACTCGCCCCAAACGGCAAAGTAGCCTTTCTCTTTCCAGGCGAGGGCTCGCAATATGTTAATATGCTGGCTGACCTCTGCCGATATTTTCCAGAGGCGCGCTCCTGCTTCGACTTGCTTGACCGGGCCTATGCCGGACTTCAAAACGGCCTATTGCCCAGCTCGTTTATCTTCCCTCCACCAGGTGAGCATCACGAGGCAGAAAAGACCATCTTCACCATGGCTGGTGCGGCGGATGCGGTCAGTACCGCCAACCGAGCCCTGTTTCGGATTCTCACCGACTTAAGCATCAGGCCGGATGCCGTGGTCGGCCATAGCACCGGAGAACTGGCCGCGCTTGAAGCAGCAGGGGCCGTCACCCTGGCAGGAGGTGAAGAGGATGTCCTCTCCTACATCCGGATTGGCAACAGCATCATTGAATCATTACAGGCAGCCGATGATATCCCCCATGGCAAACTGCTGGCCGTGGGGGGAATTAACGCCGAGCAGGTGGATAAAGTCATTGGTGACAGCCATGATTTCCTGTGTCTGGCCATGGCCAATTGTCCGCACCAATTTGTCCTTTGCGGCACCGACGAGACCATCACCAAGGCCGAGACCAGCTTGCGACGGCTGGGGGCCATCTGCCAAGTCTTACCTTTTCAACGCGCCTATCATACCAAGCGATTCCAAGCCGCTCTACAGCGCCTGCGCCGGTTGTACGAAGCAGCGCCCTTCCAGCGACCTGAAATACCACTCTATTCTTGCCTGACAGCCGACCGCTACCCTGACCAGCCCGAGGAGATCCGACACCTGGCTCTAGAACAGTGGGTAAAACCTGTCCGCTTCCACCAGACCATTAATACGATGTACGCTGATGGTGTTCGCATCTTTCTGGAGATCGGTCCCCGCGCCAACCTGACCGGATTTGTTAATGATATCCTCAAAGACCAGCCGCACTGCGCCGTCGCCACCAACGCACATCATCGCTCAGGAATCAAACAATTACTGCATGCCCTTGGCATGGCTGCCGCCCATGGGGTACCAATGGAGCTATCGAAGCTCTATAGCCATCGCCAGGCAATCAAGATCGACTTCACCCTGCAAACCCTGCCAGACACTGCGCCAGGCGGGATCGTGCTGAATCGGGACTTACCGCTGTTGCAGCTGGACGGGGTAGACCTCTCTTTTTTGACCAAACAGACCCCAATGGAATCTACGGCAGTGAAGGATATGCCCAGTCCACCACAGGTTTCAGCAACACATCCAACCAACCCGGTGATGGATCAATACTTTCAAACCATGGAGCGCTTTCTCGATATCCAACGTCAGACCATGGAAGGATTTCTTGGCAGCAGCTCTGGGGAACATGAACGCGTTGTCAAAACTCCAGCAACTCCCCCTGTCAGCTCCTCTGTTGCCACCCGCCCTGCCGATCCAACACCAACGCCCACTCACCAACAGAATCCGCCAGCTGCCCCATCCTCTCCCTTGCCCGTTGCTCCCTCCCCCACTATTAAGGCCAAAACGCTCCTGTTACGGCTGGTTAGTGAGCGCACCGGCTATCCAGAAGAGATGCTGGCTCTTGATCAGGACCTTGAAGCGGAATTGGGAATTGATTCAATCAAGCGGGTCGAGATTTTAGGGGCCTTGGGCAAAGAACTTGAAGGCTTTGATGACAACCGCTCTGAACAGTTGAACCGCTTACGGACCTTGGGTGAGATCATTTCTTTCCTCGAACAACCTCTCCAGTCCGAAGTCAATCGGCATACCCTTATCGATCACGTGGCTAAGGTTGTAGATAAAACGGAAGTTGAACTTGAGTCTGTTCTCGATCTTGACCGGGATATCTTTTTGCAGGATCACACCTTGGGCGGCGCTGTTTCCCGAGATGACAAAAGTCTCCATGGCCTTGCCGTAATGCCTTTTACTATGAGTCTTGAGCTATTGGCCGCTGCCGCCGCCGAACTCTTCCCCGGCAAAAATCTGTCTGGATTTCGCTCTGTAAAGTCTCTAAATTGGATTATCTTCAAGAAACGACAACTCCAGATAACCGTGCTGGCACAAAAAACAAAAGAGTCTAACCAAGGCTTGGCAAGACTCTTTATCGGCCCCCGCCACGCAGGTCAAGCCGCTATGGAAGGAACGGTTCTCTTTAGCGACGCCCTATCTCGCGGAATAAGCGAAGAAGACGATCAGGCCGATCCCTCCTGGACTGCGGACGGCATACCCGACCAATTGTATCCGCTGGCCCTTTTCCACGGGCTGGCCTTCCAAAATATCGGCAAGGTGCGCCGCTGGGGTAAAGGTGGTGCTGCGGCAACGCTTACCATCCAACATCATGTCCCCCTCTTCCGGGACAAAAGTTCCGACCTCCTCTCCTCACCACTCCACCTCGATGCGGCAGGTCAGGTGGTCGGCCTCTGGGCTGCACACTTCATCCCCAACCAGTACGTTATTTTCCCTGTGGCTGCCGAGGAAATAGATTTCTACGCTGCCGCTAATTCCAACGACACGACCTGCCTGACCAAGAGCGCCACTGAGGGTGATGCCATCCGTTCGGACATCATCCTCAGTGATGAGGACGGGTCACTCAAGTGCCGGATCAAAGGATTACGCCACAAACGGATCAATATGCCCGAATACCTCCATCATTTCCGGGGCAGTCGGGATGTCATGCTCAGCCGCCCTTGGCCTCTTCCGCATAACCAACCTATCGACAACTCGTGCCTTGCCTGCAGCATCTTATCGGCAGGACAACTGGACTTTACCGGCGCTGATGGCGACGTGCTGCGAGAGGTTATTGCCCACATCATTCTGAGCAGACAGGAGCGTAAACTGTGGTACGGACTGAGTTATCCCGAGACACGAAGGACGGAATGGCTATTGGCCAGGCTCGCTTGCAAGGAAGCTATTCGACGTTTGCTTTGTCAACAGGGCTGTAAAGATGTGTGGCCGGCTGATATTATCATTGTGGCCGACGAGAAGGGCCAACCTCAAGCGAATGGTCCCTGGATCGAGAAGCTGAGGTGGACCCCCCGGATATCCCTGTCCCATTCGCAAGGCAATGTCGTGGCTCTGGCCGCCCGCCTATCCGATTCAGGAGGAATAGGCATTGATATTGAGCCGTTCAGAGTAGTTGATACTGAATTTACCAAGATAGCGTTCAAGCCCAAGGAGATGACACTTCTGGCCGGATTGCCGGAGGAGGCAACAGAATGGCGACTACGGCTCTGGTGCTCCCGTGAGGCGGCAATAAAGGCGCTGGGAGGCCTGACCGATCAAACGCTGACCATCACAGAGATTAACCGACAAAACGGGAGTGTTTGCGCTCTCGTCTCTGTTAACGGCTCGGAGCAAGGACGGATGCTGACGATAACGAGTTTTCAGCAGGATGGCTTAATTTGTGCAGTCTGCATCGATTCAGATTAA